One genomic window of Sphingopyxis sp. OPL5 includes the following:
- a CDS encoding D-amino acid dehydrogenase: MRVIVLGAGVIGVASAYYLAEAGHEVVLVDRQPGPALETSFANAGEISPGYASPWAAPGIPLKAMRWLFVKHAPLIVSPRIDTAMIRWILAMLRNCTPGRYALNKSRMVRLAEFSRDELIALRQRLGLDYDQRSQGTLQLFRTQEQFDASAEDIAVLENYGVAYTLLGRDGCVGAEPGLAAAQDRFVGGLRLPGDETGDCHLFTRQLAGHLPEMGVELRYNSHIAGLEMHGGRVAGVRTDAGLVRGDAYLVALGSYSPALLRPAGVSLPVYPVKGYSITLPVADANCAPVSTLLDESYKIAITRLGDRIRVGGIAELSGFDAALPPEREATLRHSLKDLFPDGADMMAPSHFWSGFRPMTPDSTPIIGATPIPNLFLNTGHGTLGWTMACGSGRLIASLISGERPPLDPAGIGIDRYM; the protein is encoded by the coding sequence ATGAGGGTCATCGTCCTCGGCGCGGGGGTGATCGGGGTTGCGTCGGCCTATTATCTCGCCGAGGCGGGGCATGAGGTCGTGCTGGTCGACCGGCAACCAGGCCCCGCGCTCGAAACCAGCTTCGCCAACGCAGGCGAAATTTCGCCGGGCTATGCCTCGCCCTGGGCGGCGCCCGGAATTCCGCTCAAGGCGATGCGTTGGCTCTTCGTGAAGCATGCGCCGCTGATCGTGAGCCCCCGCATCGATACGGCAATGATCCGGTGGATCCTGGCGATGCTGCGAAACTGCACGCCCGGGCGCTATGCCCTCAACAAGAGCCGGATGGTGCGACTTGCAGAATTTAGCCGCGACGAGTTGATTGCGCTGCGCCAGCGGCTAGGGCTGGACTATGACCAGCGTTCGCAAGGCACACTTCAGTTGTTCCGGACCCAGGAGCAGTTCGACGCCAGCGCAGAAGATATCGCGGTGCTCGAAAATTATGGCGTCGCATACACCCTGCTCGGCCGCGACGGCTGCGTGGGCGCCGAGCCTGGCCTTGCAGCCGCGCAGGACCGCTTCGTCGGCGGTCTCCGCCTGCCCGGCGACGAGACCGGCGATTGCCACCTGTTCACGCGCCAGCTTGCCGGTCACCTCCCGGAGATGGGCGTCGAGCTGCGCTACAATTCGCATATCGCCGGGCTCGAAATGCACGGCGGCCGTGTCGCGGGCGTCCGGACCGATGCCGGTCTGGTCCGCGGCGATGCCTATTTGGTGGCACTCGGTAGCTACTCGCCAGCGCTGCTTCGCCCGGCCGGGGTTTCCCTCCCGGTCTATCCCGTAAAAGGCTATTCAATCACCCTGCCGGTGGCCGACGCGAATTGCGCGCCAGTGTCGACATTGCTCGACGAAAGCTACAAGATCGCGATCACCCGGCTCGGCGATCGGATCCGGGTAGGCGGGATAGCCGAGCTGTCTGGCTTCGATGCCGCGCTGCCGCCCGAGCGCGAGGCCACATTGCGTCACTCGCTGAAGGACCTGTTTCCAGACGGTGCCGACATGATGGCGCCATCGCATTTCTGGAGCGGATTTCGCCCGATGACGCCCGACAGCACGCCGATCATCGGTGCCACGCCGATCCCGAACCTGTTTCTCAATACCGGGCACGGTACATTGGGTTGGACGATGGCATGCGGATCGGGACGGCTTATAGCATCGCTGATCAGCGGCGAGCGCCCCCCGCTCGACCCCGCCGGTATCGGCATCGATCGCTACATGTGA
- a CDS encoding RidA family protein: MTIERLHSGPRMSQAVIHNDLVYLAGQVGAPGEDAAAQTRAVLGKIDALLAEAGTDKSRILTATIWLADMSDFGAMNAVWDQWVGGADAPARATGEVKLATPDYRVEIIVTAALS; this comes from the coding sequence ATGACTATCGAACGACTTCATTCGGGGCCGCGGATGAGCCAAGCGGTGATCCATAACGATCTGGTCTATCTGGCCGGCCAGGTCGGCGCACCGGGGGAAGACGCGGCGGCCCAAACCCGCGCGGTTCTCGGCAAGATCGACGCGTTGCTCGCCGAGGCGGGGACCGACAAATCACGCATCCTGACCGCGACGATCTGGCTTGCCGACATGAGCGACTTCGGCGCCATGAACGCTGTCTGGGACCAATGGGTAGGCGGCGCCGACGCGCCTGCCCGCGCCACCGGCGAGGTGAAGCTCGCGACGCCGGACTATCGCGTCGAAATCATCGTGACCGCCGCCCTTTCCTGA
- a CDS encoding SMI1/KNR4 family protein, producing the protein MLEEDIAPVLARLDAWYGANLAADKYVFNPPSNDADLDAFQQLVGLKMPNSYRQLYKWHDGENDDRWGQIYGLPLLSLKHAAADWKSWASTLAGFAGNRYAIPGGAWPKGAVDPAYINPRWIPLTNDGSGNHVGLDFDPWPGGRVGQVILYGRDEDVKVVLAESLGQFLEWIAGLLEGGNFRLSAAADEVVMRQFRLKEPRVDHFHEGARRILGAPGPFL; encoded by the coding sequence ATGCTGGAGGAAGACATTGCTCCGGTGCTCGCGCGTCTCGACGCTTGGTATGGCGCCAATCTGGCGGCGGATAAATATGTGTTCAATCCACCGTCCAACGATGCGGATCTCGATGCCTTTCAACAGCTTGTCGGCTTGAAGATGCCGAATTCGTATCGCCAGCTTTACAAGTGGCATGATGGCGAGAACGACGATCGCTGGGGTCAAATCTACGGACTTCCGCTGCTGTCGCTCAAACACGCAGCGGCAGACTGGAAGTCTTGGGCGAGCACATTGGCCGGGTTTGCAGGCAATCGTTACGCCATCCCAGGCGGAGCGTGGCCCAAAGGCGCAGTGGACCCAGCCTATATTAATCCTCGTTGGATACCTCTGACCAATGACGGCTCTGGCAATCATGTCGGTCTCGACTTCGACCCATGGCCGGGCGGTCGGGTTGGGCAAGTGATCCTTTATGGGCGGGATGAAGATGTAAAGGTCGTACTCGCGGAATCCCTCGGTCAGTTTCTCGAATGGATCGCTGGATTGCTAGAGGGGGGCAATTTCCGATTGAGTGCGGCGGCCGACGAGGTCGTGATGCGGCAGTTCCGGTTGAAGGAACCGCGTGTAGATCACTTTCATGAAGGGGCGCGAAGAATTTTAGGTGCCCCCGGCCCGTTCTTGTGA
- a CDS encoding putative bifunctional diguanylate cyclase/phosphodiesterase, with the protein MGIRLIAWLWLTNTPPDVAVAQLRELRRQVPLLYVLLTMNAFAVASTHYPFAPAYLTIGIPAALTLLCLVRIATWLRATDINDVTPEYAVGRLRRTTVHAGILGAAYIAWSLSLDRYGGAYEQGHVAVFIAVTVIGCIFCLMHLPQAALLLTAVVMVPYLIHYISADNSVFTAIAFNVALVTVVMIWVLFNSFAGFTSLVQSRDKLAAKQRETEQLNRENALVALTDSLTGLPNRRYFFTKLDELLRAKAAAHGRFAVGILDLDRFKTLNDNHGHAVGDRLLAEVGARLKAATDDSVIVARLGGDEFGLLIVNEVDRATEIGQQFCDLLAKPFKFDDFHVSLGASCGLSVYPEAGANAHELFDRSDYALYHIKSEGKGGSGLFSLAHETAIRSERSLESALREADLHAELDIEFQPIVDIDTITVIAVEALARWTSPKLGRVPTDSFIAMAERTGLIHAVTLTLFRKALNRALCLPGHIGLSFNLSANDITSPATITSLVDIIKEGAISSGRITLELTETALLRDFDAAEAAIGKLRSLNVKIALDDFGTGYSSLNYLRRLVPDEIKVDRSFAADLDSVSGRNIAAAILGLCDNLALECVFEGIESDDQLTKIRRMGYRYAQGYLFARPMTMPALLTWLQQDVLRDLRPAAHLRHAAAARLGRVA; encoded by the coding sequence ATGGGCATTCGTCTGATCGCATGGCTTTGGCTGACGAATACGCCGCCCGACGTGGCGGTGGCGCAGCTTCGTGAACTTCGTCGTCAGGTCCCTCTCCTTTACGTGCTGCTAACGATGAACGCGTTCGCAGTTGCCTCTACCCATTATCCTTTTGCCCCCGCCTATCTAACGATCGGGATTCCCGCTGCGCTGACGCTGCTGTGCCTGGTTCGAATCGCGACGTGGCTGCGGGCTACGGACATCAACGATGTCACACCGGAATATGCTGTGGGGCGGCTCCGGCGCACAACAGTGCACGCGGGCATCCTCGGCGCCGCATATATTGCTTGGTCCCTTTCTCTCGATCGGTACGGAGGCGCGTACGAACAGGGCCATGTCGCTGTCTTTATCGCCGTGACCGTGATCGGTTGCATCTTTTGCCTGATGCATCTCCCGCAGGCGGCGTTGCTGCTGACCGCAGTCGTAATGGTGCCCTACCTCATTCACTATATCAGCGCGGACAATTCAGTCTTCACTGCAATCGCTTTCAACGTCGCGCTCGTGACCGTGGTGATGATATGGGTGCTATTCAACAGCTTTGCCGGGTTCACGAGCCTGGTGCAGTCGCGAGACAAGCTTGCTGCCAAGCAGCGCGAAACTGAACAATTGAACCGCGAGAACGCGTTGGTCGCTCTCACAGATAGCCTTACCGGCCTGCCAAATCGCCGGTATTTCTTCACGAAGCTGGATGAATTGCTGCGCGCCAAAGCCGCGGCGCACGGTCGGTTCGCCGTCGGTATCCTGGACCTTGATCGCTTCAAGACACTCAATGACAATCATGGCCATGCGGTTGGGGATCGTCTTCTCGCCGAGGTTGGGGCGCGCCTGAAAGCGGCAACCGACGATAGCGTCATCGTCGCAAGGCTGGGCGGCGATGAATTCGGGCTGTTGATCGTCAATGAAGTCGACCGCGCTACTGAGATCGGACAGCAATTTTGCGATCTCCTCGCCAAGCCCTTCAAGTTCGACGACTTCCACGTCTCTCTTGGCGCTTCTTGCGGTCTTTCGGTCTATCCCGAAGCAGGCGCTAACGCGCATGAGCTGTTCGATCGATCAGACTACGCGCTCTACCATATAAAGTCCGAGGGGAAGGGCGGAAGCGGCCTATTCTCGTTGGCGCACGAGACCGCCATACGCTCGGAACGCTCGCTCGAAAGCGCTCTAAGGGAAGCAGATCTTCACGCCGAGCTCGATATAGAATTTCAGCCGATCGTGGATATCGACACCATAACGGTAATCGCCGTGGAAGCCTTGGCCCGATGGACCAGCCCGAAGCTGGGGCGGGTACCCACCGACAGCTTCATCGCCATGGCCGAGCGCACGGGATTGATCCACGCCGTTACTCTCACCCTCTTTCGCAAGGCGCTCAACCGCGCATTGTGCCTGCCCGGCCACATCGGCCTGTCGTTCAACCTCTCAGCGAATGACATTACGTCCCCCGCGACAATCACCTCATTGGTGGACATCATCAAGGAAGGTGCAATTTCCTCCGGCCGCATCACCTTGGAGCTGACGGAAACCGCATTGCTGCGCGACTTCGACGCCGCAGAAGCCGCGATCGGAAAACTGCGATCCCTAAACGTCAAGATTGCCTTGGACGATTTCGGCACGGGCTATTCCAGCTTGAACTATCTACGCCGCCTCGTCCCCGACGAGATCAAGGTCGATCGCAGCTTTGCCGCGGACCTAGACAGTGTCTCCGGCCGTAACATCGCTGCCGCAATCTTGGGACTTTGCGACAATCTTGCCCTGGAGTGTGTGTTTGAGGGCATCGAAAGCGACGACCAACTGACGAAAATCCGCCGTATGGGATATCGCTACGCCCAAGGTTATTTGTTTGCCCGCCCAATGACGATGCCGGCACTTCTTACCTGGCTTCAGCAGGACGTCTTGCGAGATTTGCGACCGGCCGCTCATTTGCGGCACGCAGCGGCCGCGAGGCTCGGTCGCGTCGCCTGA
- a CDS encoding SH3 domain-containing protein: protein MAQIGALRTLQRRIRQSILGQEIWGIIVKRIMSAALVGSAAFFMSTPAAAEYVSANVLNCRAGPAASEAVVSKLERGQSVTVREKSGTWSRLSAPDCWVLTRYLSGDYVSSSSSGPSSFYGSSTSGSSSYGLSSSTRASAKKKPRSSKRRSGSSSQSGCPCSGSQVCIGPRGGRYCITSGGNKRYGV, encoded by the coding sequence TTGGCGCAAATCGGCGCCTTGAGGACGTTGCAACGGCGCATCAGGCAGTCTATCCTGGGCCAAGAAATTTGGGGGATTATCGTGAAGCGGATTATGTCAGCGGCGCTGGTTGGAAGCGCCGCCTTTTTCATGAGCACACCAGCCGCAGCCGAATATGTGTCGGCGAATGTGCTGAACTGCCGCGCAGGACCTGCCGCGTCGGAGGCAGTTGTATCAAAGCTTGAGCGCGGACAGAGCGTCACCGTCCGGGAAAAAAGCGGCACCTGGTCGCGCCTTTCCGCCCCCGACTGCTGGGTGCTGACGCGCTATCTCTCCGGCGACTATGTTTCCTCTTCCTCGTCGGGGCCGTCGTCGTTCTACGGGTCGTCGACGTCTGGATCGAGCAGCTATGGACTGAGCTCGAGCACGCGCGCTTCCGCAAAGAAGAAGCCCAGATCCTCCAAGCGCCGCAGCGGAAGCAGCAGCCAGTCGGGTTGTCCGTGTAGCGGCAGTCAGGTGTGCATCGGCCCGCGCGGCGGTCGCTATTGCATCACCAGCGGGGGCAACAAGCGGTACGGCGTCTAG
- a CDS encoding AAA domain-containing protein — translation MDVPAAAGDEAADTPTSIDGWTILDRLPSAADIEQRFSAERESDGQTALLILYHEASEPDADVYDALRQLDRAHVPEIMATGRWNGHAYEVREDLGGETLAELGLLPDDHETLRAIVEELGSALHALAECGLRHRDLNPGAILVRHREPLDLIVTGFGSARLSDYDLDIVSPLEITRYTAPEAVAGGVAAASDWWSLGMILLEQVTRGDCFAGADDQTFLIHVLTNGAPVPDSLAPEVERLLRGLLAADRRQRWGWDEVRRWLAGEMPPAPEADAGSETAAGRRMIGLGTSRYGSAQRFALAAAQPADWDEASRLLQGGELLTWLEDAGHPVEERREVRAYAELEGVTEDLRLALALKTLNSAMPLVVRGQIVTPGWLLDHPDDGYALITGPVPEILERADSELWLARLQRREIQIRERARLLEVELDEALLRANVLSTSKSRLAAIWEERRRILADTEHPGLLAIVERRITAEEDYILLLSAAVHQFRTVDAILDETEKTAFRAAVVPFDRAVAEEWLTRTRRDLNAAIETRLEGFARCGLERVDEWADRFRIERRLPIVQALALLSVPDDAWQKPARQQYVATLLEFYARRITGAIMRGPLTRMVIGKTTSRLDLMEVDSARRPAGSILDHILLRGEQTISVDPAPFIADPKIERRLRTLHSHATLYRRDTGIDGLYLGFPFLVLQEAKLGVRPRIAPVLLWPVRLNPEVGARANVTLAFDRGREEVRLNPAFDTLLGVDTAQRWKDAADALLGRASVTAAEVMEAIAGFGAVASEAIQPLPSKDIKVAPGEDRLFCSAALFHLGFFGQAVMEDLRQLKSVPPSGTSLETALRVGEEVLRPQSDQPHEGDRYFTSDSDPSQEAAVIEARFGRGLVVEGPPGTGKSQTIVNMVADAIGTGRSLLVVCQKQTALEVVHKRLEAAGLGQRIVMINDVNRDRENVIRVIREQIEDLHARPGWMSFSPARRIQTAARIENIEGELDRHHRAMHSVDPATGLSFRAILGELIALAASGDLIPVPSLRRKLGPLDPGSVATLEEICGPLARVWLPARYEGSALAVTLPFAHDDATVGSFRSDLDALAESEEERLAVIERTPNALLIFDPEPYRGWSRQHGAALLGLADRERVRLARWLVPLAGASSREAGSTPWQRELADLEAAFLRLPPDDVPVDALQPVLALEDEELGEWLELSDRLAEKPGFWGRLSPARWLARRKQRAFVKAEGIVELAEFRRALQRERDLRPLRERLVHTLVEAGEPAGALGSERVDTLVAATRDLSGALASAEALVARLEDYPEPAVAVAMAKAATREAVDDLIEGIDQGVARHAARTASLAALARLEPWIEAVWLTGCRENVAADRSNAQRFDPILEEASHVGPYQRFRARVPQLAADIMACFNELSRIRGELEELPAEELEPAVRRILGAEARLAWKARLEAGAPELLLEADELETKVKGLAEADLEMRRLNKELLVNGTDERDLAPRRDWENITRLRGQRARRLREFVELGADLGLMKLRPIWLVNPDVASRLLPLRKALFDTVIFDEASQIPIEYALPTLYRSARMVVSGDEKQMPPTAFFSSRVENDEAEIFEGHAADEDLDEAERAEVDESWNRREIKDCPDLLQLAKSSLPATTLQIHYRSVYRELVEFSNAAFYANRLSVPARHPAEEILRKRPIEMVRVDGVYDDQTNPDEARRVAEIVRDLWREGGSRPPTLGVVTFNRKQADLIDEVLEELAEGDRGFREALTRERDRVEGGEDVGFFVKNVENVQGDERDIILFSSTFGRNAQGAFRRAFGVLGQTGGERRLNVAITRARQKIILVTSMPIALISDFLSTRRPPASPRDYLQAYFEYARLLSDGDSSGAEALLRRLSPGPADGDATRRFAADGLETLIANEIRALGWEPVRVSDVGAFGLDFAIEDPRTGLYGIAIECDAPRHRLLETARAREIWRGQVLRRAIPAIHRVSSHRWFDEPEIERARLRRAITRALGEAA, via the coding sequence GTGGACGTGCCCGCAGCTGCGGGGGACGAAGCGGCCGATACCCCGACCAGCATCGATGGCTGGACGATCCTCGACCGGTTGCCGTCGGCCGCCGACATCGAGCAACGCTTTTCCGCCGAGCGCGAAAGCGACGGTCAGACCGCCTTGCTCATCCTCTACCATGAGGCGAGCGAGCCCGACGCGGACGTCTATGACGCGCTCCGCCAGCTCGACCGTGCCCATGTCCCCGAGATCATGGCGACCGGCCGCTGGAACGGCCATGCCTATGAAGTGCGCGAGGATTTAGGCGGCGAAACGCTAGCCGAACTCGGGCTGTTGCCCGACGATCATGAGACGCTCCGCGCGATCGTCGAAGAGTTGGGTTCTGCTCTCCATGCGTTGGCGGAGTGCGGGCTTCGGCACCGGGACCTCAATCCCGGCGCGATCCTTGTGCGACACCGCGAGCCGCTCGATCTCATCGTCACGGGGTTCGGCTCGGCGCGGCTCTCGGACTATGACCTCGACATCGTCTCGCCGCTCGAGATCACCCGCTATACCGCGCCCGAAGCGGTAGCGGGCGGGGTAGCCGCGGCGAGCGACTGGTGGAGCCTCGGAATGATCTTGCTCGAGCAGGTCACCCGCGGCGATTGTTTCGCCGGCGCCGACGACCAGACTTTCCTGATCCATGTCCTCACCAACGGCGCTCCGGTGCCCGATAGCCTCGCACCCGAGGTCGAGCGCCTCCTGCGCGGCCTTCTCGCCGCCGATCGTCGCCAGCGCTGGGGCTGGGACGAGGTGCGCCGCTGGCTCGCCGGCGAAATGCCGCCGGCGCCGGAAGCCGACGCCGGATCCGAGACCGCGGCGGGCCGCCGCATGATCGGACTCGGCACCTCGCGTTACGGCAGCGCGCAGCGATTTGCGCTCGCCGCCGCGCAGCCCGCAGACTGGGACGAAGCCTCCCGCTTGCTCCAGGGCGGGGAGCTTCTGACCTGGCTCGAAGACGCGGGCCATCCCGTGGAGGAGCGCCGCGAAGTCCGCGCCTATGCCGAGCTCGAAGGCGTCACCGAAGACCTGCGCCTGGCGCTCGCGCTCAAGACGCTCAACTCCGCGATGCCGCTGGTGGTACGCGGCCAGATCGTGACGCCGGGCTGGCTCCTCGATCATCCCGACGACGGCTATGCCCTGATTACCGGACCGGTGCCGGAGATCCTCGAGCGCGCCGACAGCGAATTATGGCTCGCGCGGCTCCAGCGGCGTGAAATCCAGATCCGCGAACGGGCGCGCCTGCTCGAGGTCGAGCTCGACGAGGCGCTCCTGCGCGCCAACGTCCTCTCGACTTCGAAAAGCCGTCTCGCCGCTATCTGGGAGGAGCGGCGGCGCATCCTCGCCGACACCGAGCATCCCGGCCTACTGGCGATCGTCGAGCGACGGATCACGGCGGAGGAAGATTATATCCTGTTGCTGAGCGCTGCGGTGCATCAGTTCAGGACGGTCGATGCGATCCTCGACGAGACGGAAAAGACGGCCTTTCGCGCTGCGGTCGTCCCGTTCGACCGCGCGGTTGCCGAGGAGTGGCTGACGCGGACCCGCCGCGATCTCAACGCCGCGATCGAAACGCGGCTCGAAGGGTTCGCGCGATGCGGTCTCGAACGCGTCGACGAATGGGCCGACCGTTTCCGGATCGAACGCCGCCTGCCGATCGTGCAGGCGCTCGCCTTGCTTTCGGTCCCCGATGACGCGTGGCAGAAGCCAGCGCGCCAGCAATATGTCGCGACGCTCTTGGAGTTTTATGCGCGCCGGATCACCGGCGCAATCATGCGCGGGCCGCTCACGCGGATGGTGATCGGCAAGACGACCTCGCGGCTCGACCTCATGGAAGTCGACAGCGCGCGGCGCCCGGCAGGCTCGATCCTCGACCACATCCTGCTGCGCGGCGAGCAGACGATCAGCGTCGACCCGGCGCCCTTCATCGCCGACCCGAAGATCGAGCGCCGCCTGCGCACCCTCCACAGTCACGCCACCCTCTATCGGCGCGACACCGGGATCGACGGTCTCTATCTCGGCTTCCCTTTCCTCGTCCTACAGGAAGCCAAGCTCGGCGTGCGCCCGCGGATCGCGCCCGTCCTGCTATGGCCGGTGCGCCTCAATCCCGAAGTCGGCGCGCGCGCCAATGTGACGCTCGCCTTCGATCGCGGGCGCGAGGAAGTGCGGCTCAACCCTGCTTTCGACACGCTGCTCGGGGTCGATACGGCGCAGCGGTGGAAAGATGCCGCCGACGCCCTGCTCGGGCGCGCCTCGGTCACCGCGGCCGAGGTCATGGAAGCCATTGCCGGCTTCGGCGCCGTGGCGAGCGAAGCGATCCAGCCGCTGCCATCGAAGGACATCAAGGTCGCGCCGGGCGAAGATCGACTTTTCTGCTCGGCCGCGCTTTTCCATCTCGGCTTCTTCGGCCAGGCGGTGATGGAAGATTTGCGCCAGCTGAAGTCGGTACCGCCTTCGGGCACAAGTCTCGAAACCGCGCTGCGCGTCGGCGAGGAGGTACTTCGGCCGCAATCGGACCAGCCGCACGAGGGCGACCGCTATTTCACCTCGGACAGCGATCCCTCGCAGGAAGCCGCGGTCATCGAGGCCCGGTTCGGACGCGGTCTTGTCGTCGAGGGGCCGCCGGGCACCGGCAAGAGCCAGACGATCGTCAACATGGTCGCCGACGCGATCGGCACCGGGCGCAGCCTTCTCGTCGTCTGCCAGAAGCAGACCGCGCTGGAAGTCGTGCACAAAAGACTCGAGGCCGCCGGGCTCGGTCAGCGCATCGTGATGATCAACGACGTCAACCGCGACCGCGAGAATGTGATCAGGGTGATTCGCGAGCAGATCGAGGATTTGCATGCCCGCCCGGGATGGATGTCCTTTTCTCCGGCCCGCCGTATTCAGACGGCGGCGCGCATCGAAAATATCGAAGGCGAGCTCGATCGTCATCACCGCGCAATGCACAGCGTCGATCCGGCAACCGGGCTCAGCTTCCGCGCGATCCTCGGCGAACTCATCGCGCTCGCCGCATCGGGGGACCTGATCCCGGTGCCGTCGCTGCGCCGCAAGCTGGGGCCCCTCGACCCCGGCTCGGTCGCGACGCTCGAGGAAATTTGCGGCCCGCTCGCCCGCGTGTGGCTCCCGGCACGCTATGAAGGCAGCGCGCTTGCGGTGACGCTTCCGTTTGCGCACGACGATGCCACGGTTGGTTCGTTCCGATCCGACCTCGATGCTTTGGCTGAAAGCGAAGAGGAGCGTCTGGCCGTGATCGAGCGCACCCCAAATGCGCTCCTCATCTTCGATCCCGAACCCTATCGCGGCTGGTCGCGCCAGCATGGCGCGGCGCTGCTTGGTCTCGCGGATCGCGAACGCGTCCGCCTCGCGCGCTGGCTTGTCCCGCTTGCGGGAGCGTCGAGCCGTGAAGCTGGCAGCACACCCTGGCAACGCGAACTCGCCGATCTCGAAGCAGCCTTTCTTCGGCTGCCCCCCGACGATGTTCCGGTCGACGCGTTACAGCCGGTGCTGGCGCTCGAAGACGAGGAGCTGGGCGAATGGCTGGAGCTGTCCGACCGACTGGCTGAAAAGCCCGGCTTCTGGGGCCGCCTGTCACCGGCGCGCTGGCTCGCGCGGCGCAAGCAACGCGCCTTCGTGAAGGCCGAGGGTATTGTCGAGCTGGCGGAGTTCCGGCGGGCGCTGCAGCGCGAGCGCGATCTCCGTCCGCTGCGCGAGCGGCTCGTCCACACTCTGGTCGAGGCGGGCGAGCCTGCAGGCGCGCTCGGATCGGAGCGCGTCGATACACTCGTCGCGGCGACGCGCGACCTTTCCGGCGCGCTGGCGTCGGCCGAAGCGTTGGTAGCGCGGCTCGAAGACTATCCCGAGCCCGCCGTTGCGGTCGCCATGGCCAAGGCCGCGACGCGAGAGGCCGTCGACGACTTGATCGAAGGTATCGACCAAGGCGTTGCCCGTCATGCCGCGCGCACCGCAAGCCTTGCGGCGCTCGCCAGGCTAGAACCCTGGATCGAGGCGGTGTGGCTCACCGGCTGCCGCGAGAATGTGGCTGCCGATCGGTCCAATGCGCAGCGATTTGATCCGATTCTGGAGGAAGCGTCGCATGTCGGTCCTTACCAGCGGTTCCGTGCCCGTGTACCGCAGCTCGCTGCGGACATCATGGCCTGTTTCAACGAACTGTCGCGCATTCGTGGCGAACTTGAAGAACTACCCGCCGAGGAGCTCGAGCCCGCTGTTCGGCGGATCCTTGGCGCCGAGGCCCGTCTCGCCTGGAAAGCGCGGCTCGAAGCCGGGGCCCCCGAGCTGCTGCTGGAAGCCGACGAACTCGAAACAAAGGTGAAAGGTCTTGCGGAAGCGGACCTCGAGATGCGCCGGCTCAACAAGGAGCTTCTCGTCAACGGTACCGACGAGCGCGACCTCGCGCCGCGCCGTGACTGGGAGAATATCACCAGGCTGCGCGGCCAGCGCGCGCGCCGACTGCGCGAGTTCGTGGAGCTCGGCGCCGATCTTGGGCTCATGAAGCTTCGTCCGATCTGGCTCGTGAACCCCGACGTCGCGAGCCGCCTGCTGCCGCTTCGCAAAGCGCTTTTCGACACCGTGATCTTCGACGAAGCCTCGCAAATTCCGATCGAATATGCGCTGCCTACCCTTTACCGCAGCGCCCGCATGGTGGTCAGCGGCGACGAAAAGCAGATGCCGCCCACAGCCTTCTTTTCGAGCCGGGTCGAGAACGACGAGGCCGAGATATTCGAGGGGCACGCGGCCGACGAGGATCTCGACGAAGCCGAACGCGCCGAGGTCGATGAAAGCTGGAACCGGCGCGAGATCAAGGATTGTCCGGACCTGCTTCAACTTGCCAAGTCGTCGCTGCCCGCGACAACGCTGCAGATCCACTATCGCTCGGTCTACCGTGAGCTGGTCGAATTTTCGAATGCGGCCTTTTATGCGAACCGCTTGAGCGTGCCCGCGCGGCATCCCGCCGAGGAAATATTGCGTAAGCGACCGATCGAGATGGTGCGCGTAGATGGCGTCTATGATGATCAGACCAACCCCGACGAAGCGCGCCGCGTCGCCGAGATCGTCCGCGACCTCTGGCGCGAGGGCGGCTCGCGGCCGCCGACGCTCGGCGTCGTGACCTTCAACCGCAAACAGGCCGACCTCATCGACGAAGTACTTGAAGAGCTGGCCGAGGGCGACCGGGGATTCCGCGAGGCGCTGACACGTGAGCGCGACCGGGTAGAAGGCGGCGAAGATGTAGGCTTCTTCGTCAAGAATGTCGAAAATGTTCAGGGCGACGAACGCGATATCATTCTTTTCTCGTCGACCTTCGGTCGCAACGCGCAAGGCGCCTTCCGCCGCGCCTTCGGTGTGCTCGGCCAGACGGGCGGCGAACGGCGGCTGAATGTCGCCATTACGCGCGCCCGCCAGAAGATCATCCTAGTGACCTCGATGCCGATCGCGCTGATCTCGGACTTTCTCTCAACGCGGCGGCCGCCCGCGAGCCCGCGGGATTATCTCCAGGCGTATTTCGAATATGCGCGCCTCCTCTCAGACGGCGACAGCTCGGGCGCGGAGGCGCTTTTACGGCGGCTTTCGCCCGGCCCCGCCGACGGCGATGCGACTCGGCGTTTTGCCGCCGATGGCCTCGAGACGCTTATCGCGAACGAAATCCGTGCGCTGGGATGGGAGCCCGTTCGCGTCAGCGACGTCGGGGCCTTCGGGCTCGACTTCGCGATCGAGGATCCCCGAACCGGGCTCTACGGCATCGCGATCGAGTGCGACGCGCCGCGGCACCGGCTTCTCGAGACTGCGCGGGCGCGCGAAATCTGGCGGGGGCAAGTGCTGCGGCGAGCGATCCCCGCGATTCACCGCGTCTCGTCGCATCGCTGGTTCGACGAACCCGAAATCGAGCGCGCACGGCTTCGCCGCGCAATCACCCGCGCGCTCGGAGAGGCGGCATGA